In one Gadus morhua chromosome 15, gadMor3.0, whole genome shotgun sequence genomic region, the following are encoded:
- the smoc2 gene encoding SPARC-related modular calcium-binding protein 2 isoform X3 translates to MRACLLLVLLCSLRAGRAQKFSALTFLRVDQDKECNMECSGGPRKPLCASDGRTFTSRCEFLRAKCRDPQLEVIRGPCKDTSRCVAEKKYTEQQAKKLFPQVFVPVCNPDGTYSEVQCHSYTGYCWCVTPNGRPISGSAVANKKPRCQGSKQERASPREPGKAVSLQIFSILNADDTTGIVVEPQSPADEEDIISQYPTLWTEQVRSRQNNRTRSQTSSCDQEQQSAQEEARQHKNEAVFVPDCALGGLYKPVQCHPSTGYCWCVLVDTGRPIPGTSTRYEQPKCDGNARAHPTKPKDHYRSRHLQGCPGAKKTEFLTSVLDALSTDMVHAVTDPASAGRMAEPDPSHTLEERVVHWYFGQLDKNSSGDIGKKEIKPFKRFLRKKSKPKKCVKKFVEYCDISNDKALSLQELMGCLGVTKEEGAKTTASVPSSKLNPSKKQG, encoded by the exons ttCCTGCGGGTGGACCAGGACAAGGAGTGTAACATGGAGTGCAGCGGCGGCCCCCGTAAGCCCCTCTGTGCGTCCGACGGCCGCACCTTCACCTCCCGCTGCGAGTTCCTCCGCGCCAAGTGCCGCGACCCCCAGCTGGAGGTCATCCGCGGGCCGTGCAAAG ATACGTCCAGGTGTGTGGCGGAGAAGAAGTACACGGAGCAGCAGGCCAAGAAGCTCTTCCCTCAGGTCTTCGTCCCCGTGTGCAACCCTGACGGCACCTACAGTGAG GTGCAATGCCACAGCTACACAGGATACTGCTGGTGTGTCACCCCCAACGGACGGCCCATCAGTGGATCGGCAGTGGCCAACAAGAAACCTCGCTGCCAAG GCTCCAAACAGGAGAGAGCGAGCCCAAGAGAACCCGGGAAAGCAG TCTCTCTGCAAATATTCTCCATTCTAAATGCAGACGACACAACCGGCATCGTGGTGGAACCCCAGTCTCCCGCTGACGAGGAGG ACATCATCTCCCAGTACCCGACCCTGTGGACTGAGCAGGTCCGCAGCCGGCAGAACAACCGAACCCGGAGCCAGA CCTCGTCATGTGACCAGGAGCAGCAGTCGGCCCAGGAGGAGGCGCGGCAGCACAAGAACGAGGCCGTGTTCGTGCCGGACTGCGCCCTCGGCGGCCTCTACAAGCCCGTGCAGTGCCACCCGTCCACGGGCTACTGCTGGTGTGTCCTGGTAGACACGGGACGGCCCATCCCCGGCACCTCcaccag aTACGAGCAGCCCAAGTGTGATGGAAACGCCAGAGCCCACCCCACCAAACCCAAGGACCACTACAGGAGCCGGCATCTGCAAg GCTGCCCCGGGGCCAAGAAGACAGAGTTCCTGACAAGTGTTCTTGACGCGCTGTCGACAGACATGGTCCACGCCGTCACAGACCCCGCCTCCGCCGGCAG GATGGCGGAGCCGGACCCCAGCCACACCCTGGAAGAGCGCGTGGTGCACTGGTACTTCGGCCAGCTGGACAAGAACTCCAGCGGGGACATCGGCAAGAAGGAGATCAAGCCCTTCAAGAGGTTCCTGCGCAAGAAGTCCAAGCCCAAGAAGTGCGTGAAGAAGTTTGTGGAGTACTGCGACATCAGCAACGACAAGGCGCTGTCCCTGCAGGAGCTGATGGGTTGCCTGGGAGTcaccaaggaggagg GGGCGAAGACAACAGCCAGCGTTCCATCCAGTAAACTG AACCCGTCCAAGAAGCAGGGCTGA
- the smoc2 gene encoding SPARC-related modular calcium-binding protein 2 isoform X1: MRACLLLVLLCSLRAGRAQKFSALTFLRVDQDKECNMECSGGPRKPLCASDGRTFTSRCEFLRAKCRDPQLEVIRGPCKDTSRCVAEKKYTEQQAKKLFPQVFVPVCNPDGTYSEVQCHSYTGYCWCVTPNGRPISGSAVANKKPRCQGSKQERASPREPGKAVSLQIFSILNADDTTGIVVEPQSPADEEDIISQYPTLWTEQVRSRQNNRTRSQTSSCDQEQQSAQEEARQHKNEAVFVPDCALGGLYKPVQCHPSTGYCWCVLVDTGRPIPGTSTRCVNQTLTTGLVRGRVVDLISAGYEQPKCDGNARAHPTKPKDHYRSRHLQGCPGAKKTEFLTSVLDALSTDMVHAVTDPASAGRMAEPDPSHTLEERVVHWYFGQLDKNSSGDIGKKEIKPFKRFLRKKSKPKKCVKKFVEYCDISNDKALSLQELMGCLGVTKEEGAKTTASVPSSKLNPSKKQG; encoded by the exons ttCCTGCGGGTGGACCAGGACAAGGAGTGTAACATGGAGTGCAGCGGCGGCCCCCGTAAGCCCCTCTGTGCGTCCGACGGCCGCACCTTCACCTCCCGCTGCGAGTTCCTCCGCGCCAAGTGCCGCGACCCCCAGCTGGAGGTCATCCGCGGGCCGTGCAAAG ATACGTCCAGGTGTGTGGCGGAGAAGAAGTACACGGAGCAGCAGGCCAAGAAGCTCTTCCCTCAGGTCTTCGTCCCCGTGTGCAACCCTGACGGCACCTACAGTGAG GTGCAATGCCACAGCTACACAGGATACTGCTGGTGTGTCACCCCCAACGGACGGCCCATCAGTGGATCGGCAGTGGCCAACAAGAAACCTCGCTGCCAAG GCTCCAAACAGGAGAGAGCGAGCCCAAGAGAACCCGGGAAAGCAG TCTCTCTGCAAATATTCTCCATTCTAAATGCAGACGACACAACCGGCATCGTGGTGGAACCCCAGTCTCCCGCTGACGAGGAGG ACATCATCTCCCAGTACCCGACCCTGTGGACTGAGCAGGTCCGCAGCCGGCAGAACAACCGAACCCGGAGCCAGA CCTCGTCATGTGACCAGGAGCAGCAGTCGGCCCAGGAGGAGGCGCGGCAGCACAAGAACGAGGCCGTGTTCGTGCCGGACTGCGCCCTCGGCGGCCTCTACAAGCCCGTGCAGTGCCACCCGTCCACGGGCTACTGCTGGTGTGTCCTGGTAGACACGGGACGGCCCATCCCCGGCACCTCcaccag GTGCGTAAATCAGACGCTAACCACGGGTCTGGTGCGAGGGCGCGTGGTGGATCTGATCTCAGCGGG aTACGAGCAGCCCAAGTGTGATGGAAACGCCAGAGCCCACCCCACCAAACCCAAGGACCACTACAGGAGCCGGCATCTGCAAg GCTGCCCCGGGGCCAAGAAGACAGAGTTCCTGACAAGTGTTCTTGACGCGCTGTCGACAGACATGGTCCACGCCGTCACAGACCCCGCCTCCGCCGGCAG GATGGCGGAGCCGGACCCCAGCCACACCCTGGAAGAGCGCGTGGTGCACTGGTACTTCGGCCAGCTGGACAAGAACTCCAGCGGGGACATCGGCAAGAAGGAGATCAAGCCCTTCAAGAGGTTCCTGCGCAAGAAGTCCAAGCCCAAGAAGTGCGTGAAGAAGTTTGTGGAGTACTGCGACATCAGCAACGACAAGGCGCTGTCCCTGCAGGAGCTGATGGGTTGCCTGGGAGTcaccaaggaggagg GGGCGAAGACAACAGCCAGCGTTCCATCCAGTAAACTG AACCCGTCCAAGAAGCAGGGCTGA
- the smoc2 gene encoding SPARC-related modular calcium-binding protein 2 isoform X4, with product MRACLLLVLLCSLRAGRAQKFSALTFLRVDQDKECNMECSGGPRKPLCASDGRTFTSRCEFLRAKCRDPQLEVIRGPCKDTSRCVAEKKYTEQQAKKLFPQVFVPVCNPDGTYSEVQCHSYTGYCWCVTPNGRPISGSAVANKKPRCQGSKQERASPREPGKADDTTGIVVEPQSPADEEDIISQYPTLWTEQVRSRQNNRTRSQTSSCDQEQQSAQEEARQHKNEAVFVPDCALGGLYKPVQCHPSTGYCWCVLVDTGRPIPGTSTRYEQPKCDGNARAHPTKPKDHYRSRHLQGCPGAKKTEFLTSVLDALSTDMVHAVTDPASAGRMAEPDPSHTLEERVVHWYFGQLDKNSSGDIGKKEIKPFKRFLRKKSKPKKCVKKFVEYCDISNDKALSLQELMGCLGVTKEEGAKTTASVPSSKLNPSKKQG from the exons ttCCTGCGGGTGGACCAGGACAAGGAGTGTAACATGGAGTGCAGCGGCGGCCCCCGTAAGCCCCTCTGTGCGTCCGACGGCCGCACCTTCACCTCCCGCTGCGAGTTCCTCCGCGCCAAGTGCCGCGACCCCCAGCTGGAGGTCATCCGCGGGCCGTGCAAAG ATACGTCCAGGTGTGTGGCGGAGAAGAAGTACACGGAGCAGCAGGCCAAGAAGCTCTTCCCTCAGGTCTTCGTCCCCGTGTGCAACCCTGACGGCACCTACAGTGAG GTGCAATGCCACAGCTACACAGGATACTGCTGGTGTGTCACCCCCAACGGACGGCCCATCAGTGGATCGGCAGTGGCCAACAAGAAACCTCGCTGCCAAG GCTCCAAACAGGAGAGAGCGAGCCCAAGAGAACCCGGGAAAGCAG ACGACACAACCGGCATCGTGGTGGAACCCCAGTCTCCCGCTGACGAGGAGG ACATCATCTCCCAGTACCCGACCCTGTGGACTGAGCAGGTCCGCAGCCGGCAGAACAACCGAACCCGGAGCCAGA CCTCGTCATGTGACCAGGAGCAGCAGTCGGCCCAGGAGGAGGCGCGGCAGCACAAGAACGAGGCCGTGTTCGTGCCGGACTGCGCCCTCGGCGGCCTCTACAAGCCCGTGCAGTGCCACCCGTCCACGGGCTACTGCTGGTGTGTCCTGGTAGACACGGGACGGCCCATCCCCGGCACCTCcaccag aTACGAGCAGCCCAAGTGTGATGGAAACGCCAGAGCCCACCCCACCAAACCCAAGGACCACTACAGGAGCCGGCATCTGCAAg GCTGCCCCGGGGCCAAGAAGACAGAGTTCCTGACAAGTGTTCTTGACGCGCTGTCGACAGACATGGTCCACGCCGTCACAGACCCCGCCTCCGCCGGCAG GATGGCGGAGCCGGACCCCAGCCACACCCTGGAAGAGCGCGTGGTGCACTGGTACTTCGGCCAGCTGGACAAGAACTCCAGCGGGGACATCGGCAAGAAGGAGATCAAGCCCTTCAAGAGGTTCCTGCGCAAGAAGTCCAAGCCCAAGAAGTGCGTGAAGAAGTTTGTGGAGTACTGCGACATCAGCAACGACAAGGCGCTGTCCCTGCAGGAGCTGATGGGTTGCCTGGGAGTcaccaaggaggagg GGGCGAAGACAACAGCCAGCGTTCCATCCAGTAAACTG AACCCGTCCAAGAAGCAGGGCTGA
- the smoc2 gene encoding SPARC-related modular calcium-binding protein 2 isoform X2 gives MRACLLLVLLCSLRAGRAQKFSALTFLRVDQDKECNMECSGGPRKPLCASDGRTFTSRCEFLRAKCRDPQLEVIRGPCKDTSRCVAEKKYTEQQAKKLFPQVFVPVCNPDGTYSEVQCHSYTGYCWCVTPNGRPISGSAVANKKPRCQGSKQERASPREPGKADDTTGIVVEPQSPADEEDIISQYPTLWTEQVRSRQNNRTRSQTSSCDQEQQSAQEEARQHKNEAVFVPDCALGGLYKPVQCHPSTGYCWCVLVDTGRPIPGTSTRCVNQTLTTGLVRGRVVDLISAGYEQPKCDGNARAHPTKPKDHYRSRHLQGCPGAKKTEFLTSVLDALSTDMVHAVTDPASAGRMAEPDPSHTLEERVVHWYFGQLDKNSSGDIGKKEIKPFKRFLRKKSKPKKCVKKFVEYCDISNDKALSLQELMGCLGVTKEEGAKTTASVPSSKLNPSKKQG, from the exons ttCCTGCGGGTGGACCAGGACAAGGAGTGTAACATGGAGTGCAGCGGCGGCCCCCGTAAGCCCCTCTGTGCGTCCGACGGCCGCACCTTCACCTCCCGCTGCGAGTTCCTCCGCGCCAAGTGCCGCGACCCCCAGCTGGAGGTCATCCGCGGGCCGTGCAAAG ATACGTCCAGGTGTGTGGCGGAGAAGAAGTACACGGAGCAGCAGGCCAAGAAGCTCTTCCCTCAGGTCTTCGTCCCCGTGTGCAACCCTGACGGCACCTACAGTGAG GTGCAATGCCACAGCTACACAGGATACTGCTGGTGTGTCACCCCCAACGGACGGCCCATCAGTGGATCGGCAGTGGCCAACAAGAAACCTCGCTGCCAAG GCTCCAAACAGGAGAGAGCGAGCCCAAGAGAACCCGGGAAAGCAG ACGACACAACCGGCATCGTGGTGGAACCCCAGTCTCCCGCTGACGAGGAGG ACATCATCTCCCAGTACCCGACCCTGTGGACTGAGCAGGTCCGCAGCCGGCAGAACAACCGAACCCGGAGCCAGA CCTCGTCATGTGACCAGGAGCAGCAGTCGGCCCAGGAGGAGGCGCGGCAGCACAAGAACGAGGCCGTGTTCGTGCCGGACTGCGCCCTCGGCGGCCTCTACAAGCCCGTGCAGTGCCACCCGTCCACGGGCTACTGCTGGTGTGTCCTGGTAGACACGGGACGGCCCATCCCCGGCACCTCcaccag GTGCGTAAATCAGACGCTAACCACGGGTCTGGTGCGAGGGCGCGTGGTGGATCTGATCTCAGCGGG aTACGAGCAGCCCAAGTGTGATGGAAACGCCAGAGCCCACCCCACCAAACCCAAGGACCACTACAGGAGCCGGCATCTGCAAg GCTGCCCCGGGGCCAAGAAGACAGAGTTCCTGACAAGTGTTCTTGACGCGCTGTCGACAGACATGGTCCACGCCGTCACAGACCCCGCCTCCGCCGGCAG GATGGCGGAGCCGGACCCCAGCCACACCCTGGAAGAGCGCGTGGTGCACTGGTACTTCGGCCAGCTGGACAAGAACTCCAGCGGGGACATCGGCAAGAAGGAGATCAAGCCCTTCAAGAGGTTCCTGCGCAAGAAGTCCAAGCCCAAGAAGTGCGTGAAGAAGTTTGTGGAGTACTGCGACATCAGCAACGACAAGGCGCTGTCCCTGCAGGAGCTGATGGGTTGCCTGGGAGTcaccaaggaggagg GGGCGAAGACAACAGCCAGCGTTCCATCCAGTAAACTG AACCCGTCCAAGAAGCAGGGCTGA